The Vescimonas coprocola genome includes a window with the following:
- a CDS encoding cytidylate kinase-like family protein, translated as MKSLAIEREFGSGGREIGMRVAELAGIPYYDGELLIKAAEAQGVSIELLKTYDEQRTGSFLYDIAAFSDYARNRKNTVYELFEGIRRTMVNIELKGPAVFIGRCSTVILGESPRVLKSFIYSSDTEKRVERIIRTENVSETDAKYLMQKKDRDRKNYFHFWTQKEWADKSNYDILLNTSGVSTEACAQMLLAAISGQPQK; from the coding sequence ATGAAATCCTTGGCAATCGAAAGAGAATTCGGAAGCGGCGGCCGTGAGATCGGTATGCGTGTTGCCGAATTGGCAGGAATACCTTACTATGACGGTGAGTTGCTGATCAAAGCCGCTGAAGCCCAGGGTGTATCTATCGAACTGCTGAAAACCTACGACGAGCAGCGTACAGGTAGCTTTCTGTATGACATTGCTGCTTTTTCGGACTACGCACGTAACCGGAAGAACACAGTCTATGAGCTGTTCGAGGGAATTCGTCGGACAATGGTAAACATCGAGCTGAAAGGCCCTGCTGTTTTTATTGGCAGATGCTCCACGGTGATCCTCGGGGAAAGCCCTCGTGTTCTGAAATCATTTATTTATTCATCCGATACCGAGAAAAGGGTGGAACGCATTATCCGAACGGAAAATGTTTCGGAGACTGACGCAAAATATCTGATGCAGAAAAAGGATAGGGATCGGAAAAACTATTTCCACTTCTGGACACAGAAGGAGTGGGCAGATAAGAGCAATTACGATATTCTGCTGAATACATCCGGCGTGTCCACGGAGGCATGTGCCCAAATGCTTCTTGCTGCGATAAGCGGCCAGCCACAGAAGTAA
- a CDS encoding phosphatase PAP2 family protein, whose product MQRSTKKIKPEVDYRQFRFKKMNTPEFSHVKLLLFWPFFGLMFMFLERFQPERHYYVVHCALDDLIPFWEWALIPYLLWFVFLIGALIYTFFFDTRAFRRMMHFVIVTYGITLLIYIVFPTCQELRPEHFDEPNILTDFITGFYSFDTNTNVCPSLHVIGSFAAMFALWDCKRFQNVAWKIVFGIIAVCISLSTVFMKQHSAVDVIAALPVCALGWWLGYGKKEASAQTSAVEK is encoded by the coding sequence ATGCAAAGAAGCACGAAAAAAATCAAACCGGAGGTGGACTACCGCCAGTTTCGTTTCAAAAAAATGAATACGCCGGAGTTTTCACATGTTAAGTTGCTGCTGTTTTGGCCGTTTTTCGGATTGATGTTTATGTTTCTTGAACGGTTTCAGCCGGAAAGACATTATTACGTTGTACACTGTGCGCTGGACGACTTGATCCCATTCTGGGAATGGGCGCTGATCCCGTATCTTCTGTGGTTTGTTTTTCTCATCGGAGCACTTATCTATACCTTTTTCTTTGACACAAGAGCCTTCCGAAGAATGATGCACTTTGTTATCGTTACATACGGCATCACATTGCTTATTTACATCGTATTTCCGACCTGCCAGGAATTACGACCGGAGCATTTCGATGAACCCAATATACTTACTGATTTTATAACGGGGTTTTATTCATTTGACACCAACACGAATGTCTGTCCTTCTCTCCATGTTATCGGCTCGTTTGCCGCTATGTTTGCCCTGTGGGATTGCAAACGCTTTCAAAATGTTGCATGGAAGATCGTGTTCGGCATCATCGCAGTATGCATCAGCCTTTCGACTGTTTTTATGAAACAACATTCTGCTGTGGATGTCATAGCTGCATTGCCTGTGTGCGCTTTGGGCTGGTGGCTGGGTTACGGAAAGAAAGAAGCATCAGCTCAGACCTCTGCAGTGGAGAAATAG
- a CDS encoding glycosyl-4,4'-diaponeurosporenoate acyltransferase CrtO family protein: protein MKHFLRCLLYIAALGVVFFVVGRLVPKSWFKADHFPWRCYSYEQAIWKALRVKQWQAKVPDMSRIFTNIMPAKKLKRQTLSDLPRMIQETCVAEWTHGILSIAGLAMLWFWPGIGGICMTAVYILLGNLPFIVVQRFNRPRLQKLLLKQQRNMQIRNLPRYEEQLLTTIAP from the coding sequence ATGAAACATTTTTTGCGTTGCTTGCTTTACATAGCGGCCTTGGGTGTTGTGTTTTTTGTAGTCGGACGGTTAGTACCAAAGTCTTGGTTCAAAGCGGATCATTTCCCGTGGCGGTGCTATTCATATGAACAAGCAATATGGAAAGCGCTGCGTGTGAAGCAGTGGCAGGCAAAGGTGCCGGATATGAGCCGTATTTTTACAAATATCATGCCGGCAAAAAAGCTAAAGCGACAAACGCTTTCCGATTTGCCCAGAATGATCCAAGAAACCTGTGTTGCAGAGTGGACACACGGTATCTTATCGATTGCAGGGCTTGCAATGCTATGGTTCTGGCCTGGTATAGGAGGTATTTGCATGACGGCCGTTTACATTTTGCTCGGCAATTTGCCATTTATTGTGGTACAGCGTTTCAACCGGCCTCGCTTACAAAAATTACTCTTAAAGCAACAGCGCAATATGCAAATTCGGAACTTACCACGATATGAGGAGCAGCTACTAACGACGATAGCACCGTAA